A genomic window from Silene latifolia isolate original U9 population chromosome 11, ASM4854445v1, whole genome shotgun sequence includes:
- the LOC141613273 gene encoding uncharacterized protein LOC141613273, with the protein MFREPSEAEREADLAGASGDDLLLPDEDYSAFLYGRLAYWPVVEVEAAGIEPPEYPETLEYTDATGRTTISELRDFDVAVTDAGLDDWQHLIRRVAPSRFVALWRVANRLRATAIEALIGGRGRQADRELERELTQSREETARLSRELEFRDAEIAALMARVAELEGAQQ; encoded by the exons atgtttagggagccttctgaggctgagagggaggcggacttggctggtgctagtggcgacgaccttcttctccctgacgaggattactcggcattcctttacgggaggttggcgtactggccagtagtg gaggttgaggcggcgggcatcgagcccccagagtatcccgagacccttgagtacactgacgctactgggaggacgacgatctccgagctgcgtgactttgacgtggctgtgacggatgctggcctagatgactggcagcatctgattcggagg gtcgcgccatctcggttcgtggcattatggagggtggccaaccggctgcgagctaccgccatcgaggcactcatcggtggtcggggtcgtcag Gctgatcgtgagctggagcgagagttgacccagtctcgggaggagacggctcgtttgtcgagggagctcgagtttcgggacgccgagattgccgctcttatggcgagggttgccgagctggagggtgcacagcagtag